Genomic DNA from Chloroflexia bacterium SDU3-3:
TGTGGATGACGATGTCCGCGCCCTTGGTGGCCTGGTCAACCGCCGCGCGGTCGCGGATATCGCCCTTCACAAACGTCACCTTGTCAAGCTCGGGGTAGTCGAAATCGGCGATGTCGAGGATCACGACTTTGTGGCCGCGCTCAAGCAGGTAGCGGGCCATATTGATGCCCAGAAAGCCCGAGCCGCCGGTAATCATAAAGGTTTTTGATTCCATGTTTTCCACTCTATATGCTGTGCGCCGATCGCTGGCGCAGCCGAGAAACACGCGGGTATGCCGCGAAACCACCGGACATTATAGCCTATCTTGGCGGGGGCATTTCAAAATGAGCAACCAACGCTAGAGGCTATGCGTTCTTTCGTCACCGAAGATTCTTTACCACGAAGACGCGAAGGTCATATCACTTTTCTCTTCACATCTTCATGCCTTCGTGGGTATTGGCCCCTTTTGTCGCCTTGGAGTCTTGGAGTCTTGGTGGTGAAAATGTTCTGCCGAGACGAGAAGGCATCGCCCCTGCTACCAGCGCCCCGCCACGGCCACCACATCGCCGCTCAGCGGGTAACGTTTGTCGGGGTCGCTAAACATCTCGCCGATCCACTCCTCCAGCTGGCGCGTGGCCTCGGCATGGATCGCCTCGGGGGTCTCCCAGTCGGAGCTGAACATGCGCGCCTCGATGATGTCGGCCATGCGCCGCACCGAGAGCGGCTGGCGCTCGTAGGTGGCCAGCGTCACCGGCTCGGCACGCGCCCCCAGCTGCCGCAGGTCGGCCACGATCACGTCGTCGGTGATCCAGCGCGGGCCTTTCTGCTCGGTGTACATGCCCATCTCGTGCAGCAGGGCGACCCAGTGGGTGCGCACCTGGCGGGGCGGGGTCTCGTCGCCGCCGTTCTCTGGCCCATCGTAGGCCGAGAGGAACACGCCGCCCGGGCGCAGCACCCGCCGCACCTCGCGCAGCACCTCGCGGCGGTCGTCGACCAGATGCAGCACGTGGAAGGCGTACACCACATCGAACGAGGCGTCGGCAAAGGGCAGGCGCATCGCGTCGCCCAGCGCCAGCACCGGGGTGGGCGCGTCGGCAGCCTTCTCGCCCAGGCGCGCCAGCATCCCGCGCGAGATGTCCACGCCCACAAAGCGGTCGCCGGCCTGGATGAAGGGCAGCGCGATCCTGCCCGTGCCGACCCCGATCTCAAGGATCGTGCTGCTCGCCGTGGCCCCGGTGTAGGCCAGAATCCCCGCGCGGATGCGCTCGGCGGTGCCGGGGGCGTAGCCGC
This window encodes:
- a CDS encoding class I SAM-dependent methyltransferase; this encodes MPGVSFDRAVAFYDETRGYAPGTAERIRAGILAYTGATASSTILEIGVGTGRIALPFIQAGDRFVGVDISRGMLARLGEKAADAPTPVLALGDAMRLPFADASFDVVYAFHVLHLVDDRREVLREVRRVLRPGGVFLSAYDGPENGGDETPPRQVRTHWVALLHEMGMYTEQKGPRWITDDVIVADLRQLGARAEPVTLATYERQPLSVRRMADIIEARMFSSDWETPEAIHAEATRQLEEWIGEMFSDPDKRYPLSGDVVAVAGRW